Part of the Plasmodium knowlesi strain H genome assembly, chromosome: 11 genome is shown below.
TGTGGAATACATCCTGCTATTATCCCGTTAAACGATTtggagaagataaaaatgttGCAATGTTTTGTGTCGACTTGCCGAAGGGGGAGggtcttcctcccccctcatGGGCAGATCCGACTGATTAGAAGCTTCAGAGGGGGGGGAACAGCATCGACAAGCGTAGGCGAGAATGAAGACAAGGCGGCAGATCGGTCGACATATCAGGGAACGTATCGTGGAATTGATCATGTGGAAAGGTATCCTCGTGAGGACCCAGCTCCCCCCCGCGGGAAGCACGCGGCTGAAAAAATAACGGAAGATTACATGAAGGCACAACGACTAATCCCACTCAGCGAAAACGAACtgcaaaaaataaggaacatCCTAATCAAGATTGTAACGAACGAGGAGATACAACGCCAAGTTATGCGTTCTTGTAACATCCCCAGTTTTTTTCTGCAGGACAGTCACGTGCGAAACGATTTTTTGGAACACCTTCGGGGAGATACAACGTGTGCGTTCGAGTTAAGGGAGTTTCtgcaaaaggaggaggaagattttAAAGACGGGGAAACAAAATGTGTGTCCATGAAGTACACTAAACTGCTAGCCATTTTCCAAgagttcataaaaaaaaattactacaAGCAGTggattttttatgaacatgtCAGGCGAATTTGCGATTTTAGCGAGTTAAATGAactggtaaaaaaaaaaaaaaaaaaaaaaaaaaaagcgaggAAACTACACTTGTACGTTGGACCAACGAACAGCGGAAAGACGTACGAAGCTTTTCAATCTTTGTGTAAATCAAGTAATGGGTTGTATTGTGCTCCTTTAAGAATCTTGGCGTGggaaattcacaaaaaattaattaaactGAATAAAGTCACCAACTTATTAACAGGGCAAGaaataattaaagaaaaaaatgcaacacaCACAGTTTGTACAGTGGAGATGACTCCACTGGATAAACAATACGACTGTGTTGTCGTTGACGAAATTCAGATGATTAATCATGATACAAGAGGATGTGCATGGACAAATGTTCTTCTTAACCTGGAGTGTGAAGAAATATACCTGTGTGGTAGTGACAACATAATCagtttgatgaaaaaattagcaGATCTGTTGGAGGACGAGTTAACTATAAAGCAATTCGAACGGTTAGGAAAATTGCATGTGCAGGAAAATACAGTGGAATGGGAAAAACTAAAGACGGGAGACTGCGTAATTACATTCTCCAGAAATAGCATAATGATGTTAAAGAATCGGCTAGAGCGCTTGAATAAACGAGTTTTTGTAATTTATGGGAGTTTGCCGCCGGAACTGAAACGCAGTCAGGTGGAGTTGTTCAACCGATGCTGCGCAcagcaggaaaaaattgaacaagtGGACGATATTCCCAAAGCAGAAGTACCTTTCTCCAATgacaagaagaaagaaaccATTTTAATTGCCACGGATGTGATAGGCATGGGGGTGAACATTAACATAAGaagaattatattttattctttgcaaaaatttgatGGAGATAAATTAAGGTATTTGTACGCTTCGGAGGTGTTACAAATAGCAGGGAGGGCTGGAAGATTTCACCATAATGGTGGAGAACCCATAACAGGTTACGTAACTTGTTTTCATGCACACGATTTAAACACTGTAAAAGGAATTTttaggaacgaaaaaaatggtgtGCTCGATGGAAAAGTGttgcaaaataattatttggaaaattttactttttcaccGAGTTGTTGTAGTCAGGGCGTTGTTGAGTCCTCTACCGATTCAAGAAGAAATGATGAGGGGAGATATCCAGATGGGAAGGATAGTGGTGCACACTTAGATGGACCACGGCACAAAGTCGATAGTGAAGGATTATTGGGGGAATCCACTCCCACCCCCAACAGGagcatattaaaaaatgcacattgTGTGGATTCCGTTTTCGAgcaaatagaagaaaaaaaaaaaaatacttgtACAAAGGCAGGATTTTTTCCAGACTTTAACATGATAAATCAATTGAAAAGAATGCTAGAGCATGAACACAAAGCAAAGGTAGAGTTGCATGAAATTATGAGTATACTGGTAGATTACGCGAAGCTTAatgataattatttttttttgacaaaaaattataaccAAATGATAACCATTGCTaagtttttaaaagaaataaagttGGACAACGAAACCCTCTTTGTGTATACCCTTTGCCCGATAAATGTCAATGATGTTAATATGTTAACTACACTGAGAACCTTTGCTTTCTGTCATGAGCTACTAAATTTTGTGGATTTCTTTGAGTGCATaaatgaagatatttttcCTACTACAGCAGTGGGGGGGGTTGAGGAGTTAATGGGGAGGCATAGCAGCTACCGGGGTGCGCTCAGGGATGGCTTACCTCTCCAAGGAGGTACTTTCAATAGCGGCACCACGGATAGCATGATCGCCTGCTCAGATTCTAAAGAGGGTAAAGAAGAATTATCAAACAATGTCCTCGCTGGCGAAACTTGCCATCACTCCATAACACAGGAGAGTCCAAGTCCATTCGGCATCTCCACAGGCCATTCCAACCATCTACATGTGGGACCACAGGAATGCCTCAGCGTGTTGGAAGTTTACTACGAAATAATCGACCTGTACTCCTGGCTACATAAAAAGTTCCCTAGCATTTATATAAGCATGGATTTAGTaaatgacgaaaaaaaaaaagttaccaaCGCAATTATGGAAGTGTTGGCACGGTCGtgtgaagaggaggaggtgGGCGCTGGTGAGGGGGGGAGAATCACTCGAAAAGGAACTGTAAACGGGGAGACAATGCAAAAGACTTGTGATGACACATCCACAGTAACGACACTCTcttaaaaatgttgaatGTATCCCCTGTGATTAATGAATTAATTCTGTTGTGAAGAAAGCTGTCGCATGCGCATGCACGTCTGGAGCATATTTATGCCTTGCGAAACGTGACTACTTgcacacacttttttttttttttttttttttttttttttttttttttttttttcgtgacATACGTGAGGATTGTGTACTTTCTTACCGTTTGTGGATGGTTTCCTCCGCAACTCATACAATCCTTCTGCGAATTTAAAAACTGGGCCCTCTCCCCAAAACACAGTAACTTTTCCGCAAAATTGCACCAATCGCAGAAAAGAGTCATTTCCCCCCACACTTATCCAAACTGCTTCACTTCCCATAAGGGGCTCATGTTACATTGGCGCTGTCCTCGTTGTTCATACCTTCCGATGGCAAGGGGGGCGGGTTTGTATCTGGCGCAGCCGCGTGTGCTAGCAGATCATCTGAGAAACCCATGGGCATTTGTGGCCAACCTGTAAAAAGAGGGCATCAATTAGTATTTGCACATATAATAGTAGTACAGcagacaaaaaatatatacgaaaaaaaaaaataatacataAAAGAGCAACATGATGAGAACAAATGAGCGCGGTATAAATATGCGCACAAAAGGCATCTCGTATGTAATTCTGTTCTTACCCGGAAAACCCTGCATGTAGAGTGGGTCCATGGGTAGCTGCTGACCAGGCGGTATTTGTTGACCACTGGGAAAGGGCACAGAACCACCTTGTACCATCCCGTTAttcataaaaggaaaattaaaaaaattgggtaGCATAGGAGGCATGGGAGCATTTAAAGGAATATTATTTGCATTTTGGTAATTCGGGACTGATGtattaaaattgttattgttagaattttttttttgagaattgtttctcccatttttggaGTGTGAGTCGTAAAAGCTCGATGCTGTATTTGTGCCCATTAGGTCATCTGCAAAAACATTGCCATTATGGCCTAAGGGGATAAGATTTGgattattcttatttttgctaTTCATTGGAGGAGGCAAAAGACcgttattaaaatttttgctaCCTTTACTACCCTTTCCGCCTCTCCCCCCTCTGGTACCTTTACCACTTCCAATGGTACCCGGAAAGATAGTGCTCAGATCTGCGTAATTTGGTGTGGGATTATTGTTGCTAAATGAATCCATATTGATATCTGCTAAGGAGGTGAGACTCCCTGATGGGGGAGGGAAATCACCCGTTGCATTGGCTCCTGTAGCATAGATActttcatttccatttttaatcatATCCTTATCGTTGGAGTGATCTCCGCTTTCTTTATCTGGATTAAGCTCGTTCATCATTCTTTGGTATTCCAagtctatttttattttttcagtCCTAGATGTTTGCCCATAGGGGTTGATCCCTCTAGGTTTATCATATGGTGGTGGTGGCATGGTGGAGGGAGGTGCGGGGATATTTCCAACGATGCCATTATTAGCGGAAGCGGTGTTCATTTCAGAGGAGGGGTCGAAATCCGCGTTGGTATTATTTTGTTTAGCCAACTTGCAGTCAAGCGTTATGTGCCCATGATCCCCACAGAGGTTACACTTAATTTCtggttttttaaaattttgcagaTTCATATTTTCTGGGCATTCGAATGTCATGTGCAAAGTAGAGTTACACATGGAACATCGTTGTACGTCTAACTGATTTATGTTGATACCATTTACAAGTGCCAGTTGTTCTAgtcccttctttttatacTCATCATGTAATGGGTGGAACGGGTCCAATAATGGGGTAATTAGGCTGACAGCCCTTTCAACACATTCTTCATTATCAGCagatatgtgtacatgcttAGGCATATTAGCTTCAATTTCTGTTTGGTGgtccgttttttttccttctttaaggGTACCCTTACCACGAATGCTTATCTGTGCACCACTCTCT
Proteins encoded:
- a CDS encoding ATP-dependent RNA helicase SUV3, putative encodes the protein MLQCFVSTCRRGRVFLPPHGQIRLIRSFRGGGTASTSVGENEDKAADRSTYQGTYRGIDHVERYPREDPAPPRGKHAAEKITEDYMKAQRLIPLSENELQKIRNILIKIVTNEEIQRQVMRSCNIPSFFLQDSHVRNDFLEHLRGDTTCAFELREFLQKEEEDFKDGETKCVSMKYTKLLAIFQEFIKKNYYKQWIFYEHVRRICDFSELNELVKKKKKKKKKARKLHLYVGPTNSGKTYEAFQSLCKSSNGLYCAPLRILAWEIHKKLIKLNKVTNLLTGQEIIKEKNATHTVCTVEMTPLDKQYDCVVVDEIQMINHDTRGCAWTNVLLNLECEEIYLCGSDNIISLMKKLADLLEDELTIKQFERLGKLHVQENTVEWEKLKTGDCVITFSRNSIMMLKNRLERLNKRVFVIYGSLPPELKRSQVELFNRCCAQQEKIEQVDDIPKAEVPFSNDKKKETILIATDVIGMGVNINIRRIIFYSLQKFDGDKLRYLYASEVLQIAGRAGRFHHNGGEPITGYVTCFHAHDLNTVKGIFRNEKNGVLDGKVLQNNYLENFTFSPSCCSQGVVESSTDSRRNDEGRYPDGKDSGAHLDGPRHKVDSEGLLGESTPTPNRSILKNAHCVDSVFEQIEEKKKNTCTKAGFFPDFNMINQLKRMLEHEHKAKVELHEIMSILVDYAKLNDNYFFLTKNYNQMITIAKFLKEIKLDNETLFVYTLCPINVNDVNMLTTLRTFAFCHELLNFVDFFECINEDIFPTTAVGGVEELMGRHSSYRGALRDGLPLQGGTFNSGTTDSMIACSDSKEGKEELSNNVLAGETCHHSITQESPSPFGISTGHSNHLHVGPQECLSVLEVYYEIIDLYSWLHKKFPSIYISMDLVNDEKKKVTNAIMEVLARSCEEEEVGAGEGGRITRKGTVNGETMQKTCDDTSTVTTLS